Proteins co-encoded in one Actinobacillus succinogenes 130Z genomic window:
- a CDS encoding polysaccharide biosynthesis protein, translated as MKSFIASLVIASRWIKLCGLMLLDFMVFPVLLWMCYALRLLDLSAEMVPNLYLGEFWISLFAVACLFVCSVYHFVIRTFNETLIVRLFIATIMTVSGLLLLGYFTDILIPASVAFMFGFMMFLWVWLSRSAIRLTVRYILNPRVISKRIAIYGAGIGGQQVVQTLLRSDEHLPLFFIDDDKNLRNRRVGGLKIYSAKAALDALEQYEIDEILIALPSISRARKNEIVEFLSQSHRRIMELPSLTKLVDGQINISDIKEVDIVDLLGREPVDPVPELFSKNIQGKVVMVTGAGGSIGSELCRQIIRNQPKALLLFEISEYALYAIEQDLKNIIREESLSETDILPLLGNVQNKQRLVEIMKAFNVETLYHAAAYKHVPMVEYNVVEGVQNNIFGTYNTAKAAIEANVDSFVLISTDKAVRPTNVMGTTKRIAELCLQALAQEQGNAHHTLFSMVRFGNVLGSSGSVIPLFKKQIAQGGPITVTDKRIIRYFMTIPEAAQLVIQAGAMAKGGDVFILDMGEPVKIVDLARNLIKLSGLTIKDEDNPDGDIEIRFTGLRPGEKLYEELLIGGDNVEQTYHERIMTAKEDFLPPDKLKELIARLEDACNRNDCEQVRHLLLNAPTGYHPVSELADFVWNKQHSDD; from the coding sequence CTCTGCGGTCTTATGTTGTTGGACTTTATGGTTTTTCCGGTCTTGCTGTGGATGTGTTATGCCTTGCGTTTATTAGATCTTTCTGCCGAGATGGTACCGAATCTCTATTTAGGTGAGTTTTGGATTTCGTTATTTGCCGTTGCCTGTCTTTTTGTGTGCAGTGTGTACCATTTTGTTATTCGGACATTTAACGAAACATTGATCGTCAGATTGTTTATCGCCACGATTATGACGGTGAGCGGATTGCTGCTGTTAGGGTATTTTACGGATATCCTTATTCCGGCATCGGTTGCTTTCATGTTCGGGTTTATGATGTTTTTATGGGTGTGGCTCAGCCGTAGCGCTATTCGCTTAACCGTAAGATATATTTTAAATCCTCGGGTGATCAGTAAACGTATCGCTATTTATGGTGCGGGTATCGGTGGGCAGCAAGTAGTGCAGACTTTGTTGCGTTCCGATGAACATTTGCCGTTATTTTTTATTGATGACGATAAAAATTTAAGAAACAGAAGGGTCGGCGGATTAAAGATTTATTCCGCCAAAGCGGCATTAGATGCGTTGGAGCAGTATGAGATCGATGAGATCCTTATTGCGCTACCTTCAATTAGCCGGGCCAGAAAAAATGAGATTGTGGAATTCCTGTCTCAATCGCATCGCCGGATTATGGAATTGCCGAGTCTTACCAAGTTGGTGGACGGACAAATCAATATATCGGATATAAAAGAAGTGGATATTGTGGATTTACTGGGGCGTGAACCGGTAGATCCGGTACCGGAATTATTCAGCAAGAATATTCAGGGCAAAGTCGTTATGGTGACGGGTGCGGGCGGTTCCATCGGTTCGGAATTATGCCGGCAGATTATCCGCAATCAACCTAAGGCATTGTTATTATTTGAAATCTCGGAATATGCACTTTATGCTATAGAACAGGATTTAAAAAATATTATACGCGAAGAATCGCTGTCGGAGACGGATATTTTACCGTTGCTCGGAAATGTGCAAAACAAACAGCGGTTGGTTGAAATCATGAAAGCGTTTAATGTGGAAACCTTATATCATGCGGCGGCCTATAAACACGTACCGATGGTTGAATATAATGTGGTCGAGGGGGTACAGAATAATATTTTCGGTACTTACAATACGGCGAAAGCGGCAATTGAAGCGAATGTAGATTCCTTTGTGCTAATTTCTACGGATAAAGCGGTTCGACCGACAAACGTGATGGGGACGACAAAACGTATTGCCGAACTTTGCCTGCAGGCGCTTGCCCAAGAACAAGGAAATGCGCACCATACTTTGTTTTCTATGGTTCGTTTCGGTAACGTACTGGGATCGTCGGGTTCCGTTATTCCGTTGTTTAAAAAACAAATTGCGCAGGGAGGACCGATTACGGTCACGGACAAACGAATTATCCGTTATTTTATGACCATTCCTGAAGCGGCTCAGTTAGTGATTCAGGCGGGCGCTATGGCGAAAGGCGGCGATGTGTTTATCCTTGATATGGGGGAACCTGTTAAGATCGTAGATTTAGCACGAAATTTAATTAAACTTTCGGGATTAACCATTAAGGACGAAGATAATCCTGACGGCGATATTGAAATCCGTTTTACCGGATTAAGACCGGGTGAAAAACTTTATGAAGAGTTGCTCATCGGCGGGGATAACGTCGAACAGACATATCATGAACGGATTATGACGGCGAAAGAGGATTTCTTGCCGCCGGATAAACTGAAAGAGCTGATTGCACGGCTTGAAGACGCTTGCAATCGTAACGATTGCGAACAGGTTCGTCATTTGTTGTTAAATGCGCCGACAGGTTATCATCCTGTCAGCGAACTTGCGGATTTTGTTTGGAATAAACAACATTCGGATGATTAA